One genomic segment of Cerasicoccus sp. TK19100 includes these proteins:
- a CDS encoding NCS2 family permease: MLERCFKLQAEGTTISRECLAGLTTFAAMAYIIVVNPLILSDGTGMDHAGLITVTALAAALGCFIMATLTNLPIAQAPGMGLNSYFASVVVVGMGVPWEGALAMVFWNGLIFFALSVSGVRGAIIKSLPSCLQIGIQCGIGFFIAFIGLKNAEIIVSNPFTLVSEGDILKAAPLMALGGLLIMSALTVKKIPGAIIATVLLLSVAGLFIPSGDGTITATPEGFFGLPPSIGQTFLALDWLYPFRHWETALPVIATLLILDLFDSLGTIVALGRQSGMMNDKGEMPKLNRALTADALATVCGSLLGTSTTTAYIESATGIEAGGRTGLTSVVVGCCFLLALFFTPILTAVPAAATAPALIMVGLFMAQGLKHIDYGNLLEVAPAILTALLIPLSFSITHGIMAGIIFYCGLMLLTGRGKEVSLGAWIIAAVFVGFAFI; the protein is encoded by the coding sequence ATGCTGGAACGCTGCTTCAAACTACAAGCTGAGGGCACGACCATCAGCCGCGAATGCCTGGCCGGGCTGACCACGTTTGCCGCGATGGCTTACATCATCGTGGTCAACCCGCTGATCCTCTCCGACGGCACCGGCATGGACCACGCCGGGCTGATCACCGTCACCGCGCTCGCCGCTGCGCTGGGGTGCTTCATCATGGCGACGCTGACCAATCTGCCCATTGCGCAGGCCCCCGGCATGGGGCTCAACAGCTACTTCGCGAGCGTGGTGGTGGTCGGCATGGGCGTCCCCTGGGAGGGTGCACTGGCCATGGTGTTTTGGAACGGCCTGATCTTTTTCGCACTCTCGGTATCGGGCGTTCGCGGGGCAATTATCAAATCCCTGCCCAGCTGCCTGCAAATCGGCATCCAGTGCGGCATCGGGTTTTTCATCGCGTTTATCGGCCTGAAAAACGCCGAGATCATCGTGTCCAATCCATTCACGCTCGTTAGCGAGGGAGACATTCTCAAAGCCGCGCCGCTGATGGCACTTGGCGGGCTGCTCATCATGAGCGCACTGACGGTAAAAAAGATCCCCGGTGCCATCATCGCCACGGTGCTGCTCCTCAGCGTGGCCGGCCTCTTCATTCCTAGCGGAGACGGGACCATCACCGCGACCCCCGAGGGCTTTTTTGGCCTGCCGCCCAGCATCGGGCAGACCTTCCTCGCCCTCGACTGGCTTTACCCATTCCGACATTGGGAAACGGCGCTGCCGGTCATTGCGACGCTACTCATCCTGGACCTCTTTGACTCGTTGGGCACCATCGTCGCGCTGGGCCGCCAGAGCGGCATGATGAACGACAAAGGCGAGATGCCCAAGCTCAACCGCGCCCTGACCGCCGATGCATTAGCCACGGTGTGTGGCTCTCTCCTGGGCACCTCCACCACCACGGCCTATATTGAGTCCGCCACCGGCATTGAGGCCGGCGGGCGCACGGGTTTGACCTCGGTCGTCGTCGGCTGCTGCTTCCTGCTGGCGCTCTTTTTCACGCCGATCCTTACCGCGGTCCCCGCCGCCGCCACCGCACCCGCGCTGATCATGGTCGGGCTCTTCATGGCACAGGGCCTGAAGCACATCGATTACGGAAACCTGCTTGAAGTTGCCCCAGCCATCCTGACCGCGCTGCTCATACCGCTCAGCTTCAGCATCACCCACGGCATCATGGCGGGCATCATCTTTTACTGCGGGCTCATGCTCCTCACCGGCCGGGGTAAGGAAGTCAGCCTTGGTGCCTGGATCATCGCAGCAGTGTTCGTCGGCTTCGCGTTTATTTAA
- a CDS encoding LysM peptidoglycan-binding domain-containing protein, producing MSVDSDLSSFETSSAPGNNGIIAPLLVGFAGVLLGGAALYFSLTGAGASDDTQSSLKAMSAKVEGLETRLADMEAKYAEQASKLAAAEQQTQLLARDANNALKQVSVEINKNRDMIDTSADKLTELIDSLNRQGRPNATGRNSTTTDNAGSLAPANSGSPTNSAQERLPLATTDNDDDSSLPVATTETKVHTIRSGDTFTKLSDQYNVSVAAILAANPDVDPRRLAVGQKIKIPAK from the coding sequence ATGTCCGTAGATTCCGATCTTTCGTCGTTTGAAACCAGCTCCGCGCCGGGTAACAACGGCATCATTGCGCCGCTGCTGGTAGGCTTTGCCGGTGTGCTGCTGGGCGGAGCCGCCCTCTACTTCAGCCTGACCGGTGCCGGAGCCTCGGATGACACCCAATCCAGCCTTAAGGCCATGAGCGCCAAAGTCGAGGGCCTCGAAACCCGCCTTGCCGACATGGAGGCCAAATACGCCGAGCAAGCCAGCAAGCTCGCCGCCGCCGAACAGCAAACCCAGCTCCTCGCGCGCGACGCCAACAACGCCCTCAAGCAAGTCAGCGTGGAAATTAATAAAAACCGCGACATGATCGACACCTCCGCGGACAAATTGACCGAGCTGATCGACTCGCTGAATCGCCAGGGCCGCCCCAACGCCACGGGCCGCAACAGTACAACCACGGACAACGCCGGTTCGCTCGCGCCAGCGAACTCGGGCTCCCCCACCAACAGCGCTCAGGAGCGCCTGCCCCTGGCCACGACAGATAATGACGACGATTCCAGCCTGCCCGTCGCGACAACTGAGACCAAGGTCCACACCATCCGCAGCGGCGACACTTTTACCAAACTGAGCGACCAGTATAACGTCTCGGTGGCCGCCATTCTCGCGGCCAATCCCGATGTGGACCCTCGCCGTCTGGCCGTCGGCCAAAAGATTAAGATTCCGGCGAAATAA
- a CDS encoding UbiA family prenyltransferase: protein MSAPSSRGHALLQLCRFSNMPTVWSNVILGWILAGGNVQPSLFLLILGATCLYFGGTTLNDACDAAFDRQYRPERPIPSGIFTRSQVTWIGIGWMLAGSAIVLLAGASPLLLAILIALIVGYDVIHKKTRWAGVPMGLARGTLVLLAASAAAPCDYSAILPIIWAAAHTLYIIGLTWNAAGESGPKKRDYPLAQSLLLLTPIAAIAVMPFFDSPTLVGFVLMIFFVIVWLLWNAPALPLRRRPLPPPKAIPRLLAGIILTDALALCLPHPVLAFVCLLLLFPLALWLQKSFAAT, encoded by the coding sequence ATGAGCGCCCCCAGCTCCCGCGGCCACGCCCTCCTGCAGCTTTGCCGCTTTTCCAACATGCCCACGGTGTGGAGCAATGTGATATTGGGCTGGATTCTCGCCGGGGGCAATGTCCAGCCGTCGCTGTTCTTATTAATCCTTGGCGCGACATGCCTTTACTTCGGCGGCACGACGCTTAACGACGCCTGCGACGCGGCATTCGACCGCCAATACCGCCCCGAGCGCCCCATTCCCAGCGGCATCTTTACCCGCAGCCAAGTGACATGGATTGGCATTGGCTGGATGCTCGCTGGCAGCGCGATCGTCCTTCTCGCAGGTGCATCGCCGCTGCTGCTAGCCATATTGATTGCGCTGATCGTCGGCTACGATGTCATCCATAAAAAAACCCGCTGGGCCGGTGTGCCGATGGGGCTCGCTCGGGGCACTTTGGTGCTGCTGGCCGCCAGCGCCGCCGCGCCATGTGATTACTCTGCCATCCTGCCAATCATTTGGGCGGCGGCACACACGCTCTACATCATTGGACTCACCTGGAATGCCGCCGGGGAAAGTGGCCCCAAAAAGCGCGACTACCCTCTAGCCCAAAGCCTGCTGCTGCTTACGCCCATTGCGGCAATCGCAGTGATGCCGTTTTTCGACAGCCCGACGTTAGTCGGGTTCGTCCTGATGATCTTTTTTGTCATCGTTTGGTTGCTCTGGAACGCACCTGCCCTACCCCTCCGACGCAGGCCTTTGCCTCCACCCAAGGCGATCCCCAGGCTGCTGGCAGGTATTATTTTAACCGATGCACTGGCGCTTTGCTTACCTCATCCGGTGCTGGCCTTTGTCTGTCTGCTTTTACTTTTCCCCCTCGCCCTTTGGCTGCAAAAAAGTTTTGCCGCGACTTGA